The genomic segment CTATTTTAGACTATTTCCGTAGAAATGCAGAGTTGCTGCAGGAATATAACATCAAATGGAGCCTTGGCGGTCTCCTGGAGACACGCTGTATCAACGTGCCAGTTGCCCTGTTTTGCAATGAGAGGAATAAAGATTCCTGGGAAAAGATGCTTAAAATTTTAATGGAACTGGCGGATGTGATGTTTGCAGAAGGAATTAGTCCCTACTGGATAGGTGATTTAAGCCGGTTTATAATGTGGCGTTTGGGTCCAACCTATGATTTATATAAAAGTATTAAGAGCAAGCTGGATCCGAAAAACATCTTAAATCCGGGAATACTGTAAGGGGGATAATGATGCTGCGAAACGTTAGTCATGAAATTTATAAATGTCTAAGATGCGGTTGGTGTAGAGAAAAAGTAATGGAAAATACACAGCGAGTTTGCCCTGCCCGTGAGGTTCTTGGCTTTGAGAGTTCCTTTGCCAGGGGCAGAATGTTGCTTGCCCGGGGTATTCTAGAAGGAGAAATCGAGTATAATGATAAACTTATAGAAAGAATGTATACCTGTCTTGGTTGTGGCGCTTGCAAAACTCACTGCCCGCTGGAAGTTGATACTATTGAGGTTTTCCGAACTATGCGGGAAGATGCCGTACAAAAGGGCATACCTTTACCTAAAGCTTTAGTTGGTATTAATAAGGCGATAGAAGAACATAAGAATCCATTTGCTAAGCCTCAGGAATTCCGGGAAAAGATGGCGCGGGAACTTGCCCTTCCAAAAGAGGGAGAAATCTTTTATTTTGCCGGATGCTATGATACCTTGCGGTTTACTGAAAATTTTACCAATACGATAAGCATTCTAAGAAAAATAGGGATTAATCCCTCTTATTTAGGAGAGAATGAATGGTGTTGTGGCGTTCCACAATTCTGGAATGGTTCCACAGACCTGGCCCACAAATTAGCCCAGCATAATGTAGTTAAATTAAAAAAAGCCGGGGCCAAACAGGTGATTATGTCCTGCGCCGGTTGTTAT from the Peptococcaceae bacterium genome contains:
- a CDS encoding (Fe-S)-binding protein gives rise to the protein MLRNVSHEIYKCLRCGWCREKVMENTQRVCPAREVLGFESSFARGRMLLARGILEGEIEYNDKLIERMYTCLGCGACKTHCPLEVDTIEVFRTMREDAVQKGIPLPKALVGINKAIEEHKNPFAKPQEFREKMARELALPKEGEIFYFAGCYDTLRFTENFTNTISILRKIGINPSYLGENEWCCGVPQFWNGSTDLAHKLAQHNVVKLKKAGAKQVIMSCAGCYSVFGHFYKQILGDLPFEVLHISQFLANKFNMGMLKLTNLEDKYEGNVTYHDPCHLGRHMGVYEEPRLLIKKMFPHIYREMPRNRENSWCCGGGAVVFPYLTQYSLRIAEQRIDEAVKIGAKTLVTTCPSCMNVLKIPARKKKIEVKNLLELLADAIENSIGS